The genomic interval AAAACTAGCTCTCTTTTTATAGATTGAAATGTTAAAACTGAGTTCTTTCtgagttttaaaggaaaaatttcagATATGCCTAACGTCTTCTGTAAGAATGAAAAATTGTAAAGtccaagaatgaaaaataaaggaaggcaatatcttagaaataaaatttttgataGGGACCTTGTGTTCTACTAGTGAAGTAGTCTagagagaagtttaaaaaaaatacagatatacagaaaaagcacaaaaataaggATAGTGACTTAGTTCATATAACAGTTATTCACTGAAATGCAAATAAGTGATTGCTTTATAAAGCTCTAAGACTATAAGTAAGctcaatttaataaaataactCTTCTTCATAATTGAACCATTGAAGAAGCAGTGAGGTATTAAATGGTTTTTTATGTGGTTCTTCATATGTTAAAAAACAACAAGCAGAAAACCCAAAGAAACTGAGATAGATAACTGTTAGAAATTGTTCCACATCTTCGCCTGTATTGAATGTTCACGTGAACCTGAGTTCTTGACCCAGATCTGTGTAtggttttaaacataaaattgtttccatatctaGACCTTTGTTCACGTGCCATCTTGTCTTGAGCCCGAGCTTGACTCCTCAGTGTCTTCTTTTCTCTATGcacttgtctcttttttttaatctttggaaCGCCCTGACACGTGAGAAATTGCTCGAGTTCGCTGTGGAGGAAAAGTATTCATGACTTGTCCATTCAtgtctcccttcccctccaccaTCATCCATACGGCACATTCTCCTTGTTCATGAACTGGCACAAAGGACTAAAGAAATtcaggaacattaaaaaaaaaatctcaaactcAGAAATGTCCCTTGGGTAGCTCATAGAAACTTGCTTTAGGAAGCAGTGCTTATAAGAAGCTCATCACTAGCTTCTTTGAAATCTGATCATCATGCAGACTTACATCAAAATGACCCTCACTTATGTATATTACAGTCCAGTGTAGAAGTGACAATAGGTAACAGCACTGTTAAAAGTGCTGAAATGTGTTCACTCATTTACTTCGCACAAATGTGTGAGGTAGATACTCTCATTATCACCGCTTCACAGATGAAAAAttggaggcacagagaaattaagaacGTTTCCCCTATCCACAAAACTAAGTTGATAGCAGAGCTGTAATTTTGACTCAAACTGTCTTGGTCCCAGAGACGGTACTTTTAACCTTTGTGCTGCTTCGTGGTGTATATTAATTTACCACTAGGTATATGCACTATTGTGACTAGTTTCTTTATTCATGTTTTATCTGTGTTTGTGTCACTGTGCTATAGCAGATCCTTCTGTCTGGATTTTGGCGTCACCATCTCCCATTTAATCTTCCCAGAAAATAAACATTGCTCTTCctgttttacagacaagaaaaaccTGAGGTTCCTTCAGAGATACCATGTAACTTGCTTGGTGTGATTCTCAGCAAGTTGTGTGTCTGTAGCTCAGACtgtattttcctcatctgtaaaatgggcatgataatACTTATCAGGGTTGCCATGAGGAATAAATGTACATTTATGAGAATGGTACCTTTTAAAAACATCACAATTAATTGTTAGTTTCCTTTAGTTCATTTTTTCTACTATACAGTGATTTCCTAAGAACagaggactgagcacacagttaAACAGTATTGGATCTGTTTGTCCTGGCTTACAAGTATGTAGAAATGTTCTCTTCTGACGtacctctgtctctctcactgcCTTCTCAGAATGGAATAAGTTCAAGGAAAAAGAGGTGTAACTGAACTCCGGCATTGTTAAATGTGGGCGGTGTTCTCTGTTATACTGCCGTTGGAATTTGTTGTGGTGCTTTAGTTGTGAATCATGTCACTAATTACCCTGAGGTCGGTGTTCATTAGTCAAGTACAAACAAGAGAAATGGCAATtgtaaaaaaaatagtttggaaATATCCTCTGTACTTAACCTGTTGAAATGGAAGCACTTGTACTCTTGTTCAGAGAGTATCTTCTATAAGGTCATGATGTTAGAAAACTACCTGAATATAGTCCAAGAATTTTCAGTCTCTAAACTAGGGTCATGTCATATCCTAACTGTAATGGTGTGGAAGGACTCTGGAATCTGGATGTGCAAGGAACAAAAAAATAGAGATATCTTATGAGATCTCAATTCTGTTTAATGTAGTTTCTGAATTCCTCCAGCAAAATCAAAAGCTGTTATTAATGGTgagtttaataaaattttagaatcactCTAGGGCAATTGTTCTTAAACCATGTAAGTACAGttacttttaattataaaatagaacCAACTTTTtgacatatgtctttttcagatttttatgtcatgttttaaaaactaaactgcCACAACCTAGTctgttttaaaatgcattcaaGTGGCCTTTGCATATGTGGCTTTATTAATTTGCATATtggttcttaatattttctgctacTGAAATAGACAAATATCAAAGGTATTTTTGGTGTCTTCCTGTACATGCTAGATTTAGAACATGATAAGAAAACTTAGAATAGGAAACAGCTGTATTTTGTGTCTTACTcgttccaaaaaaaaatttttttattgttcttgCTGAGTTTCAGCCTCCATTAAGTTACAACAGATACTTTCTCTTCACGATTTTTATTATactctttaaaaattctcaaagacTGACACACTGCGTTGTGTATATGTGTTGTAATTTATTCAACCAATTTTCTGCGCTTGGACATCTAGGGAGTTCTCAGTGTTTTCCAATTTCAAACAATACTGCATCctgtacatatatgtatttttatattattgaaaGTGTGTCTTCAAGGTGAATGCCTAGAATCAGAATGCTGGGTTAAAGGATAagagtgagtatgtgtgtgtgtgcgtgtgtgcatgcacacaggcGCATGTGCCAAATTCCCACCCATTAGCGTTACACCATTTtgtttcccaccagcagtatatgaaTGTTACCAATTTCTCCACAGGGCTGCTAACTTAAATTTTCCAAGTAACACATTAAAATATTCTTCCTactcatcatcaccatcatttcaaaaagaaagcattttaataaGGGGGAAAGGACATAATCAAAATGAAGGATAAGAGAAtctctttaaatttaaatgaaataaatatagctcctattgtgattgtttttttctttttcctgaagttAAATGCATCTCTTCACTATAATCAGAGGGATGGGAGTTTTTCGAAATGCATAATCGTGTCTTTCCTTCTGCTTGAAATCCTTCAGCGCATTCCCCATCTCCTCAGATCTTACCATGGCTATATCATGGCTTATGAGGGATCTCAGTCCTCCATCTGCAGACACTGTGGATTTGGTTTAATCCTTTCAACATACCAGGTTCTTTCCAAGGAGGCCTTTGCATCTGCTACTCTCTCAATTACCATTAAAGGAGTAgacaagctaaaaaaaaaacaaaactcttaccTGACTCTACTTTAATTGTTATGTGACCTTATGAAGTTACTTGGCCTTTTACTTCTTCCGTTTCTTTTACCTAAGATAAAAGAAGTTTTATAAATGACCCCCAGATTCTTCcagttttaaattatgaatttccCACCAGTCATTTTGATAGGAAGATAATGAAACTCAACACATTCACCCTATGACTAATAACTGTAACTTGGCCATAAAAGcacatatttgtttctctttctattttatttccataagttattcctatttttatttaggtaaaattggtatataacattatataaatttcatGTGTGCAACAGTATGACAGCTGCATACACTACGAAGAGATCATCACCAAAAACCATTGATCACCATACAATAGATGCCTTTCACCAATTCACCTCAGCCCTTATGTTCTAGTAATCACTATCTGTTCTCAGTATctaggagtttttgtttttttttaattcatttgttttgtttttttagattctacacaagTGAAATCAtttggtatttatcttttcttcatctgacttatttcatttagcataatgcctccTGGATCTATCTATGTTATTGAAAACggcaaggttttgtttttttttatgactgagtaccGTTTACCCCGACAGATACATAACAGACGCTCTATTCACCCGATGATGGGCTCTCAGGTgctttccacatcttggctattaaAGATAATGGTGCAATGACCATAGGAATGTATGTGTCTTTTCCAGttaatgttttcatattcttcagcTCAATACTCAGAAGCAGAACAGctagatcacatggtagttctagtcataattttttgaggcatctcatgctgttttccatagttgtaccaatttacattcccaccagcactgtgggagggttctcttttcttctcataCTCACCAACACTGCTAGTCCTTCTCGAGAATAGTCCTTCTAACAGGTatgaagtaatatctcattgttttagttagtgatgttgaatatattttcacattCCTGCTGGCcataaatatttcaattattttcaaaaagtattgGTTGAATCTATATAAGTAAAGCAAATTTTGAGTTTGAAAACCGTTCATTAAATTTGTGAATTATCTATACTTCTGGGGTCCTGTAGCTTGAATTCTGTTTTGGCCACTGCTTTTAGCACTGGTAATTTTGTTCCCCTTTAAGGAGTTactgaaataaatctttttaagagATGGAAGAAGGAGAGAGACTTGTTAGAAAAGTTTGCCTGGAgttaatttcatattcttttattatCCTGGTCTTGCCCTGTTTAAGTGATATTCTTTGTACTATTATAAAATTGACTGTCAGAAGAATTGGTAGCAAagtcatgaaaaaaatgaagtagtGATTTTAGGATAGTGTAATGTTGACCTCTGGAAAATGTTGCTATTTAAGAAATATTGTTGATCATTAAATACTCTGGTTGATTTAAATATGTTCTGTGTCTTTACATTTATCCATTCGTTCTTTTtaatttggagtttattttttagaagtCATATTATAAGTGGATTATTTGGTTTTCAGGACAGctcaaaagaactttttaaaaataatttcccttaggatttcCTTAAGATTCATCTACTAGTAGGcactatttataaaatgttatatataaaaggGTCGTTATCTTCCCTCATTTGTGATATCTGGGGTTGGATGTGGCATGCAGGTATTAAAAAGTTTTGAGTGTTGGGAGATAGTAAAGATCAGTCCGCAGGATAGGAGTAACTTAATACAGTGACAAAAGACTGGGTACCTTGCTCACCAGAGGTCTAAAATTGCAGTTGCCTCAGATTCTTGCTAGCTGCATACCAGTTACAAGTTAAATGTTTCTCAGTTGGGTGTATGAAATTTGCTGATGTTCCATTTTCTATTCCTCAAATGAGTCGCTAATTCTTTAAATACCAATCCCATAATTAAGGTTTATACGTCAGATTGACTCTCAGTATTTTGAATGTAGGATATGAAGATAAAACTCCTTGATAAAGTAGTgcctttccttttaattttctatggatataatacatatattttcataccTTCTTTTGGTAAACTGGCTACTTGGTTGATTTTCTTAGAAAAGATCACTTCTAAGTTTGAAATCAATCCTTAGGATGCTGGAAAGTGGTTTTACACACTTCAAAACTTTTCATCTTACTTCTTTTACTTTAATATGGGAAGGAAGATTAGATAAATCATCTACTCTTTTATAAAGATGTAAAAAACAGTGGGCAGTTTGGGGGGACGGAGGGGCTAGTATTGTCATTCTaaggaaacaaaaagtaaattctgAGTTTTCTTAATACAGATTTTCTGGGTAAAGGGGAAAGAGATAACCCTTTGAATgtataatttacttaaaaatgcaAAGCCAACAGAGAAAATAACTTTTGTACCCTATTTGTCCCTGTAGTTACGATTTACCTAGGATTTGAAGTTGTAGTTGAGGAAAACTAATATTTGTCTGTTATGTATTCAAGAAGAatcttataaatttttttattcatcttcCTGTTGACAAGCAGGCAACAAAATTTTCTCCAGTAATAACAACTATCTGTTGActatttttgcttatattttaaaataatatccatGCTTTTGAGGTCTTGCTCACAGGTACTTAATCCAAGAAAACTTCTGAGAAATCTCAGTTATAAACTCAGCACCTTTCTTCTGTATTATTAAATTGTTAGTTGCTTTCCAACTCAAAAATATATGTTTAGAGTgctaaatatatttgtttttttctgaagaatGGTATCAAATAAAGGCACTTCAGGGTCAATTGAAGAAAACATCTTTACAACATATATACTTCTCTTGAGATATAAagaactatttttaatttcttcactagttttcttttttaaggatttattttattttaagtttattgaAAGGAGACTATCACTCACTAACAAGAAAATCCTCCACTGTTATTTTTACGGAAATAGGTTTGCTTATTTAGCTTACTTCTATGATTTGAAACCATTGCAGCTCAAACCCAgagaacagcaaaaagaaaacttaaacattaaaacaaagaGTGTTTTGTTTATCCAAATTTGTTTTCAGGACTTGGAAGattgaaaatgtgaaaatcagATAGATTGAATGctaatttaattatatatcttttttctcaagtgaaaataatttttttagttaacTTTGAAAAACTGCTtgaatttggggaagaaaagatATGTTGGAAAATGAAAGCGTTTCAGTGTAGATAGTGCTTCATATCTAAATTTTAGCTCAACGCGATACCTTATTTATGTTtggtaaaatgaaaatgtaattgtACTTAGTTATTTGACCCTCTAGTTTTGCTGCTTTTTCTGGAAGGACCTATGTCCTTACTTTACAAGTTATTTTGACATACAATAACATCTTGTCTACTTGAAATAATATTCTTCAGCTATTCAATATTTGACTTAACAACCTTGCAATTTAAAGAAAGATGGATCAAGGCCTCCAAAGTTCAGAAATATAATGATTGtaaacctagaattctatatggAGAAAAGTTCTAATCAACTGTAAAGGGAAAATACAAATttctagacatttaaaaatttgtttggcTTAAATGGTCAAAACATATGTACTGTTCACTGTCGAGTATTATATGTTATTTCTCTAatctaaaatacttaaaaaacaagTTACTTGTTGTGACATAAATATGCCTTTAAAATATACCTgtagtagtattttttaaaatttacttagcAAAATAACATTTTGTTAGTTTCCACATTACTTTTTGtggcatatataatttttaaactgaGTGCTGTTAGATGCAGAAAATGAACCAAAAGagtaattttaaagtatattactCTATATATACAGTATCTGCTTTTTACAAGTTGCATAGCAAGACAAAATCCTAAATATTGTCTGTAAGTGTAACTGCTCGACATCCTCAAATAGTGTCAGCATGTCATTTCTACAGAagacatttttactgtttttttgaaaattactCTAAAAGACACTTACGGATTCTTTAAATGACTTtctcatttatattattatagttTAAGAAACATGATTAGTAGTTTCAATTAAGACTGAAATCAAAATTAGATGTATACTGAATAAAGGTGTTAAACacttaaatgaaaatgttaatattaattatttagtATAAAATCACTGTGATATTCAAAGACCACACAGATGGTTATCACATGACTTAAATCatgattacttttatattttgaacAATTTTCTAGAGACTTTTTTTCATAATGAAGAGAAAGGTACAAATCAAAGTGGctcagaagaataaaactgaGTGTATACAAGAACAGAATACATTTTAATGCTTAACACATCAAATACTTTTTTAATACTAAAAACTTTCAAATGTccacatgtttattttctttctgaggtGGAGAAATTGTTGTCCAGGAAAACACTTTTCACAGTTGAAGGACCTTGGAGGTTCTGTCCCAGTAAAGTCCTGGTGTTCTTATTTCAGACAGCTTATATTGTAGATTCATTGTCAGGTATCTTATTTTTCAATGTCTGTAGGTTATGTTGAATAAAGTTCTCTGTGCCTTGAACTTCAGAGAATCTGGAGTCACTTCTCCTGGTAGAccagtttttcaattttattgaattcTGAATCGTGTCCGACGTGAAGTAGTAAATGATAGGGTCAAAGcaacagtttaaaacagcaatgcAGAGAGTGATTGGGTACATGGTCCTTACTGCTATTGCTGCTGAGCAATTGACAAATGCCTGTGTTCTCataagagaatataaaataaggTTGATATTGTAAGgcacgaaacagaaacagaatatgaCCAAATGTACAAATATCATTCTTAAAaccttagttttatttattttacttctacTTAATGTTACAGGTTTATTTAAAGTTCTCAGCACCATACTAGAACAAGTTACGTTTAAAATGAGAGGAATAAAAAACCCCACTATTTCTATGAAAATTACAATCCTTGAGAGAAAGGTTTTCCATGTAGCTGCTGGAAAATTTTCAAAGCAGGTTGCTGAAGTGTTACCCGGAGAAGGAACAAAAACTGCTGGTGCACTTCCTCCCATCACAGTTAACCATACAGCAATGCAAACAATTTTTGCATTTCGTTTGGTTCTCAGCGTCTTCGACTTAAATGGGTAGACGATGGCCAGAAACCGATCAGCACTAATACAGGTTAAGAACAGAATGCTTCCATACATATTGGTATAAAAGAACATCACTGAAATCTTACAAAGTAAATCCCCAAAGGGCCAGTTCCTTGTTGCAAAGTAAAAGATCCGGAAGGGTAAAGTAAAAACGAAAAGCAAGTCTGACATCGCCAAGTTAATCATGTATGTTGTTGTTTCATTCCGCACTTTGAGAGTacagatgaaaatatatatgGCGACACAGTTGGATATTAACCCAAGCACAAACACCATGCTGAACATGCACCCGTACAAGGTGTACTTAAAGGAGTCATTGTATATGCAGTCGGAGCTGTTGTTGCTTACCATCATAAAGGCACGTCCAGCTTACTGTGTTGAAGCAACTCCTTTGGTCAGCAACAGTCTCCTTTGATATTCAGATCGTGGCCACTTTGTAACCTCCAGTGTATTTGCAAACCCTTTAGATCTTTGAAaggatttacaaatatttctttttcttcccaaagaAACATGAAGTTTGTTGCTATAAAGTTTCCAGTTGATTCTTcaacaagaaaaaattttcattttcaagtcTCCAGAAGATCTGTGATCCCAGGGCTTAGtattaaaaacacaatgaaacCAATCCATTGGattataaagtttaaataaaaactgtGTTCTGACATGGAGTAAAACTCCTCATCCTGTAAACTTCTGTTTCCGTGGTCAAGATGAATATTCCAAAATGAAAGTTTCTTTATGCTGCAAAATGTTTAAGCTGAAGTTAACAATCACATTTTGCTTGTCAGTGCAAAGTTTCTGAGACTGAAACATTCCCAGTTCAACCTCACTTATTTCTTACACCTTTTAAACGAAGTTTTCCTTTTCGATATTCCTGCAGTGGATCCCAGATAGGGGTAAGCAGAGGAGTCTTTCAGAGGTTCCGAAATAAATTGCTAAGCGTGTTCACTCCGGCCGACTCGGAGGCCTTTTCCTCGGCTGCCAGCTGTGTTGTGAGCGGGCTTTCTCTGAAGAGAAGAGAGGCTTGCTGGGTTTGTACTATGACGTCACAGGAAGAAGGGGCTGGGCGTGAACAAAGAAGGTTTCAGCCCGGTTTGTTTGCAGTGCCTTTAATCTGATACCGTATCTGCTGGGGATGTACATAGGAGGCTTGCAAAGGGCCTCTGACTGTTTAACTGAGCAGTCTGCCCTTTAACTCCTTTTATGCGGAAATGCCTTCTGGAATGTTGGCTACCTCttaaggaggtttttttttttttttttttattctttctttctttttggtagtaatcaagagagagggaaaaaatctGTATGTGATTGCTTCTGTGTTTGGGATTAGACTTTTTGGGGGCTGGGGGAACTAAAATGTGTAGGTATATTTATAAATTGAAATTGTTGGTGGTAACTTAATATAAcgttaaaaaaattattggctgtaaaagagagaaatttaatCTTTAGTCGTAAAAAGGATTTGAGTTGAGAGACCCAAATTTTGCCACCCTTGGCTTCTGTTTTCTATAATTGCTCCTCAAGATTTAATTTAATTGCCATGGTTGTGAATGGCTCCAATCCTTAATCTCTTTACTTTTTCATAAACAATTTTCTcacattctttcctcttttctataaaattaaattaatattttattgcacttccaatttttttaataatcactTTTACcgaagaataaattttaaaatgtttctgtttgGTGTAGTAGTATTAGTCTTACAGAACAAAATTGCATCTTTgtaaacaaagatattttttccctatattgcttgaaataaattttggaaaataaaagttaCACTATTTCGCTAAATTTTAggttcagaattttattttaatcacctcgccccccaccccccccagccACCAGCCCTCCCTTTACCCCGTTTATTATGACATTAACTATATATTGGACTATGGGTCAGATTTTGTTTTCGTTTAAAAGCTCTTGTGAGTGTTTTCTCgctatatatttaaagtgtactcATTTTTAAAGCccaaagaaatcagaagaaagtATGTGTGGGAAAGGGATAGTTGAATATAGATGTTACTTCCTCAAGGAGTGATGATATCACAATCTATAgacacattttcttattttttcttattttatatcacCATTTTTCAGAAAAGGCAACATCTAGTTGTATTATATTGTTACTATTTTCTAGTTTGGTTCCATTTGGGCTGAAAT from Cervus canadensis isolate Bull #8, Minnesota chromosome 9, ASM1932006v1, whole genome shotgun sequence carries:
- the LPAR6 gene encoding lysophosphatidic acid receptor 6, yielding MMVSNNSSDCIYNDSFKYTLYGCMFSMVFVLGLISNCVAIYIFICTLKVRNETTTYMINLAMSDLLFVFTLPFRIFYFATRNWPFGDLLCKISVMFFYTNMYGSILFLTCISADRFLAIVYPFKSKTLRTKRNAKIVCIAVWLTVMGGSAPAVFVPSPGNTSATCFENFPAATWKTFLSRIVIFIEIVGFFIPLILNVTCSSMVLRTLNKPVTLSRSKINKTKVLRMIFVHLVIFCFCFVPYNINLILYSLMRTQAFVNCSAAIAVRTMYPITLCIAVLNCCFDPIIYYFTSDTIQNSIKLKNWSTRRSDSRFSEVQGTENFIQHNLQTLKNKIPDNESTI